The DNA window GCGGCGGGATGCGCTCGCTGAATGTGGCCCTGCGGCAGAAGTTAGACCTCTTCGCTTGTGTCCGCCCCGTGCAGTACTTCACGGGCGTGCCCTCGCCGGTAAAGCAGCCTGAGCTGGTGGACATGATCATCTTCCGGGAGAACACGGAGGATATCTACGCCGGCATCGAATACAAACAGGGCACCGCGGAAAACGCGCGCCTGATCGCCTTCCTCCAGAAGGAACTCGGCGTCACGTCCATCCGCTTCCCCGAGTCCAGCGGCATCGGCATCAAGCCGATCTCCGCCGAAGGCTCCAAGCGCCTCATTCGGGCCGCGATCAGCTACGCGATCCAGGAAAACCTGCCCAGCGTGACGCTTGTGCACAAGGGCAATATCATGAAATATACGGAGGGCGCCTTCCGGGATTGGGGCTATGAACTGGCGAAGCAGGAGTTCGGCGCCACGGAAGTCGACGGCGGGCCCTGGTGCAAGCTGCCCAACGGCCTCATCATAAAGGACGTCATTGCCGACGCCTTCTTGCAACAAATCCTCACGCGGCCAGCCGAATATTCGGTCATCGCGACGATGAACCTGAATGGAGATTACATCTCCGACGCCCTGGCGGCGCAGGTGGGCGGGATCGGCATCGCGCCGGGCGCCAACATCAACTACGACACCGGCATGGCCATCTTTGAAGCCACGCACGGCACCGCCCCTAAATACGCGAACCAGGACAAGGTCAACCCTGGATCGGTGATCCTCTCCGGCGAGATGATGCTCCGGTACATGGGCTGGCGGGAAGCGGCCGACCTGATCGTGTCGTCGCTCAAGAAGACCATCGGGCAGAAACGCGTCACGTACGACTTCGAGCGCCTCATGGAGAAGGCGACGCTGCTCAAGACGAGTGAGTTCGCGAAGGCAATGGTCGAGAATATGTAAGCGAGTGAAACAACCTATCGTAAACCGAGACTAGCCTGGGGGCCGAAAACTCCCAGGCTAGTTCACTTTTTACCCGCTCGAGGCCGGCGGCGCCCATCGCGCTCCGCGCGGCCGGATCGTCCATGAGGCGTTCGATGGCGGCAGCGAAGCCGGCTTCGTCGTTGTCGGGTACATACACTGCGGCGTCGCGGGCGGTGAAGCGATGCTCCGGCAGGTCGAACGCCACGATGGGTTTGGCGAAGGC is part of the Rhodothermales bacterium genome and encodes:
- the icd gene encoding NADP-dependent isocitrate dehydrogenase; translated protein: MSTYTHLKAPSQGEAITKTGESLNVPDRPIIPFIEGDGTGPDIWRASQVVLDASVQKAYGGHRKIEWFEVYAGEKAFATFNDWLPQDTLDAIENYLVAIKGPLTTPVGGGMRSLNVALRQKLDLFACVRPVQYFTGVPSPVKQPELVDMIIFRENTEDIYAGIEYKQGTAENARLIAFLQKELGVTSIRFPESSGIGIKPISAEGSKRLIRAAISYAIQENLPSVTLVHKGNIMKYTEGAFRDWGYELAKQEFGATEVDGGPWCKLPNGLIIKDVIADAFLQQILTRPAEYSVIATMNLNGDYISDALAAQVGGIGIAPGANINYDTGMAIFEATHGTAPKYANQDKVNPGSVILSGEMMLRYMGWREAADLIVSSLKKTIGQKRVTYDFERLMEKATLLKTSEFAKAMVENM